GAATAGCGAGGACTTCATCGACACCTTCTCATATCATCTTGTGTACATGTTTCTTGCATACCTGTGGATATGCATCCTCGAAAGCTCTGTCTGGAGTCATGTGTTTGATGATGTCAGCAAGAACGGTGTTCACTTCCCGTTTCTACAGGGAACAAATTTGAAAGGACATGTTAAAAATGGCAGAATTTCAAAAATGTCTGAGCTAAACAGAGCAGATCACTCACTGTGAAGTGACGGCAGGTAAACTCCACCCAGATCTCGGCACAGTTGATGTAATCCTGAGTTCAAGAACACACAGTAAATTCTGTATTCAATTCATATTACATATTCTCTTTCTATACTGTGTGTTTTAAACCACTGAGAGACAACCAGAGGTGTTTACCCTTGGACTGCGCACTTTAGTGACGACCTTCCAAGCTTCGTTGAGTATGGAGAGTCTCTCGCTCTCTGGAGGGTCAGCACAGGACAGACTGCGACCCAGAGACGCAAACAACAGGTGCTGAAAAAAGACAATCAGGAATATAAACTGTGACACAGACACTGATATACACCAGACCTTTGGCCTGTCTGTAgatttatatgtgtgttttgtcACCTTGGGAAATCCAGCTTCATCACAGTCTTTGATCATGCCAATAAAGTCTGTCGCTCTCATTGCAACAAATTCTGCCCGGAATGCCCACATGACCGAGTTCAGCAGGAGAGCACTATgggaaaatgaatgaatattgCACATTCAATATCAAATCAATAttatagatttttacattttctgaagatgtTTGGCCATGCCAAAGTCATAACCACAATGCTAAGCTGTTCTGGGTGGGTTGCTTAATGGTCAGAAGAGCCCACCACTAAACTTATCTATGATAATCTCATCTCAATGGgattttttcaccttttttttttttggcttttttagCCAAAATTTGCAAGTTACTCTCTTTAACAAAACAGATTTGAGGCATCATTTCTGAGCAAAGCACAACCGATCCAGGAAGTACATGCTGTTATGAGCCAAAGTCATTTGTTGGTTGTTTCCATTCTGCCCTCTTGTGTtctctgtgcatgtttgtttcaGGTGGGCGGTTCCTGGAGATAATTTTTTGGAGGCTGCGATTGGTTCTCCTCTTCACCTGATCCAGATGTAAGGACTGCCCCAAACACTCAATCGGGGCCATGATTGTGCCATCGCGTGTGACTCCACAGTTTGCTGTTTGccttgttattgttgtttatttgaatttttgagTGTCTTACCAGAGAGATAGTGTGTTGGTATATAAGGTTGCGATTGTGTTCTgtgataattatattatattgttttttctttgccTAAATTCTGTGATATTCCCGGTTAACTTGACCTAAGCCTGATTGACTAAGATTTTGGATTCTGATTGTAAATTGTTTGCTGTtaacttgtatatatatatatatatatatatatatatatatatatatatatatatatatatatatcttgtaaacattttgttaatCTTAGTTGTTGTTAAGTTGAGGGACGTAGGTGGTTAGAcgccattttattttgatatcactTTTCACATTGTTTTGGGTTTAGGGAGTCAGGTAAGTTgaatctgtattttgtttctttcggtttctttaattttgatttagGAAAAGGGTTAACAAAGaggatttttgtttgttattttggccttgtcTGCCCCTGACGTTAAGTCCCaacttgtaaataaattattgtttattcaacCTCTCTCTGGTTCTGAGACTCTCTTCCTTTTCCTGTTGCGGCTGACCCCTAGCGGTCGTAACACATGCTTAAGTTTAATATTCAGTCTTCCGAAATTCataagtatgagcaatagtaatatggattctttcataatttagcatcTCACTAATTATCAAGAAATATCCGGCTCTCACAAAGTCCAATGCAACTAAACGACAAGAAGACATCAACCCTATTCACAATGAGAATTCTCCtagcattaaaaaaacaaaaaaatgaaagggTTCATAGAGATGCACTGTTTTGTTGTGCATGTTTTTCATGGTGTCAGAAGAGTTAGCAGATCTTACTTGTTGCCCAGCTTCTTGCATCTGTCCATCATCTCTGTTAGCAGAACCTTTAAAAGACACATTTTATCACACATTTATCAATCAGAATACTTTAGACTGTTACCAATAAAATATGATCAACATCTACAAAAGCCATCTTTCCAATGCCAAAATGGCACAGAACATGACTGTTTAATGCTGTTCAATGGTgatgaatgtttttaaatgttataagattaatgtatttttaaatagtcTACATACAGTATACAAATGAAAGTCAACTAAtttcaagaaaaattataaaataattactgtTGATCATCAGCAGTGATAATTCACACCCCTACTGTAGAACAGATGCAAGCATTGCACACAACCAAAAATCTAACAGTAGCGCTGTCATCTTTACACATCTCCCAAGCATGCAACAGAACACCTTGCAACTATGGGCAGATGTTTGAGTTATCCTATAGAAATAGTCCATGTCTGACTTTGAATTGAACAAAGGATTAAATGGAAATGAAACAACTAGTCAAGCACTTCCTCTGAGTGGGGTATATGTATGTACCTCTGGTGCTCTGTATGCCACACACTGCAGGATCCAGTGTATAGCAGGAGAATAGAGAGTCAGATAGATGGGAATCTCCACCCGCTGCTGCGCCAGCTGATTCTGCACACTTTCACCATGAATCTGACGGAAGGAGGCCAGCAGGTCAAAGAAATTCTTATTGAGGCTGTCCTTCAGATGCGGCGCCACCTCCATCCCAacctgagagaaagaaagagagctaGAGTCTCTATGATACGGCTGGGGTCCCTCCTTCAATTTGAATCTACAGGGGTTTGCTTGTTTTATCATCCACTATGCAACAACTGAAAGCATGAAACACCACCTTAGAGCAAAAAAAAGTAGAAGCTGTAGGGAAAACCtgctaaaatacatattatgaaAGAACATTATTATTTTCACCCTGCATAAATATGCCCGTGCGTACACAGCCACCAGTGGGTCTCCTATTCCCCTGATCATCGCTGTCAATCTCTGCAGCGTCTCCTGAATCCCACTGAAGGACAGAAAGAGGACATCAGTgacctttaaaaattaaaaaaacacctgCATGAATCGAAGTGTTGCATTGCTCAGATACGTACGACTTTGTCAAGAAGCGGTTGCATTTCAGAAGAGCAGCCTCAACATATCTGCACTAAAGTCAAGGGTTCACGATTACATTCTGGGGttcaattcagattttttatccTCATAAACTAGTTTAATCCTATAAAGATGACTGGATCTAATTTTACATGCACATTTCTTAAGGCCTTTACATTCTTAGAATGAACAAAACTTTTTACACACCTTTTTGACTGATAGTTGATACTTTTTTAGCAACGAAAAGGCCCTCTATTTTAACTGTAATCTTTTCATTCTGAAATCTTAAATCGATTATGACTTGTATAAAGTAAACATAACAATCACTTTTTAATTGTTAGCAATATTAGTAAGATTAACACTAGACTGAAGCAACTTACGTTTACTTTATTATCCATTTATAATGTTTAGagaaatcatgttaaaatgatatatgatatgatatcaAGCTTTTGAGGCACATATATCTCTCAATAACCGTTGTcttacataatattatatatttagaacTCATCTAATAAAACTaggcatttaaatatcatcttactaagacGTTTTACAGGGagatatttaaatgcatgtattttaGGTAAACAGTTTGTTAAACTGTTATAAAGATCTGATTTGATTATAAACAGCTGATCTTTACATGGCCAAGAGGTAAGGTGAAATTCTGTTTGCTTAAAATGTAAATCTGCattacattaaagggggggggggggggggtggaatgctatttcatgcatactgagttttttacactgttgaagagttggattcccaagctaaacatggacaaagtttcaaaaattaagttgtacgtttgaaggagtatttttgttccaaaaatacctctttcggtttgtcacaagtttcggaaagttttttttcgagtatgggtctgtgtgacgttagatggagcggaatttccttatatgggtcctaagggcacgtctcccggaagagcgcgcgctcccgtatagcagagcagagacattcactgatcagagcgagagcgaaatgtcacaaaagaagtgtgtttttggtttgcgagggcaagacaaccctgcacaaattaccaaaaaaaaaaaacagcattaagggaccagtggacggagtttatttttacagagcatcgacggagttgtgcacgttttttgtttgtttcctgcatttcgaagatgcttgttttacaaacaaggcccagtttgacgccggatttgcgtataatttatttcttaaggatgatgcaatctcaatgaaaaagggtcacgatcgtgtgttggaaccgcaggcggtgagtaaaactgcttcaaatatctctgccttcgtgttagtgtgtccgcctcccatgccgagacccgggttcaagccccgctcggagcgagtcgttactgctgctgctctcgttcagtttcagcctctggatctgattctggatcataaatatacgctgaatctgactgttagccatggtttgttttggatgatgtttttttttttttctcacggtaatgtcacaacttccaaacgctctcaacgcaaaagcttactcgtgctcgtgattctttagctccgcccacacgtcacgcctccagccggtcgtgtttttccaggaaaaatcggcacagacaatttttctcttataaattttataaaactaaagactttttggagatatgaaggatgcagtactactctataggtactcaagattaacaggatattgagtgaaaacgagcatttcaccccccctttaaaagctAACAGAATCTGACCTTACTTTTCTGGCCATATAAATATAAGTAACTGcaagtttaatatttttgctcagtttaggCCTATGAATAAATTTGAGGAGATTTTTCCTCCACTAGTATGAGTTACAAATTCTTCTATATCATACAATATGAGTCAAacaaagcctgatgtatcaaaaaacataataataataataataaaaagcacacatttcttttcttttttagattttgTCAAAAGGTTCAATACTGTTgcattttcaaattatatttttcgGACTATTTCCGACCTTACATGCTTAATCATTAAAACATCGTAGATTGACTTCCTAAACAGTAGACGTGCTAGTGCTTTTAAAACTGCTGTTTGTCCTAACACgcttatttaatttaatctttttagTGTCAACACTTCTTGAAAAagcttaaataatgaaataagaaCATGGAAAAGTGTGTCAAAATCCTGCTGAAAAGATACAGTCGAGGGACAAGCTCTCTGATGGAGGCGATCTTAAAGAACCAGTTGAGGCACGTCTCTTTGGCCGTGTCATTCACATCATCAGCGGAGAACGATTCTGAGAACAACATTAATGAGGAAATCCATTTTAAAAATGTCACAGATGTGGTAATAGAATAGGCTGAGCTGTGATGCGTTTTGTTTCACCTGGTAGAGGATGAGGGTCAGCACACATGGACCAGATCCTGTCATAAACCAGACCACCTGTACACATATGACACCAACAAGAGCAATGGACAGACATTGTGCTTTTGTCTTGAggcattttaatacaattttcatGGTAACCCAAAATTTTGCTGTAGTTTATCAGCTCTAACAAAAGTAAATGGTGAATCTtgccatttataaatatatatatatatatatatatatatatatatatatatatatatatatatatatatatatatatatatatatatatatatatatggaaaaacaaaaagattatTTTGATGAACTCTTACCGAAGGTGTCTAGGATATCTGTGATGAGAACAAACTTGCTGGGGTAGAACTGAATTACTGACGTATCGGAGAGCAGCTTGGAGCACTGACACAAAATAACATCATAAGGAATGTTTActatattttgataaatatatatatatatttttttttgtcattcacaACAAGACCAGAAAAGTGCATTATGaaaattcattttgtttttgagcTAAAATGTCATTTGAGTGTATTCTGTTGGTTTGTGTGTTCACCAGTCCTCAGACCTGGATGACAATTTTCAGAGCTTTGACTTTCTGGTCCGAGCCCCAGGCCTCCTTCAGAGACTGGTTGAGCTCTTCAATGCGGTTGACATAGTCCTGCTGGGACAGGTTCAGCAGCTCCCTCTGAGAACCCTGTTGGCACACACAATACACAACATATTCATTAACATACCTACCAACAAACGGTAAAGCACAAGACGTCTCCAGATGAGACCCACCTCCTCCAGGTCATCCAGTTCCTCCAGACGAGTGCGCACCTTCTCGGACACCGCTGAGCTGGGACTGGATGCTTTATCTTAACACAAACCAAACTGTTAATGTGCCTATTAAAGTTTGTTAAGTTATTGTACAGTACTTTATCAGCACTGATCAGGACGGACCAACAATTTAGCTATGTTTTTTTGTTATGGATtgcaagtgttttttattttcatcatcagtaataatgataataataacaatttagaaATTTGATTATTAATGGAGGTTTAATGGAGGACAACAACTGGAATAACTACAAAGCAAGAACAAATGAAAAGAGTCTTCAAAAACTGATGAACTCACTCTTGTCCGAGCCCATGAAGAGATTCTGTAAGAGAAACAAAAGCTCCATTATCGTGTGTCAAAAGTAAAGACTGACAGGATGAGTAAAAGGTTTTAAAGCGCTGCACCTACTATAGACAGTTTCTCTGTGGTGGTGAATCTAGACAGGATCTCTCCACGTTTAGATGACCACGGCTCAAAGTCTGAGCCCActtcctcctctttctccttaCGTTTACGTCCCAACTCCTAAAACAAAACAGTAGAAAGTGAAAAAGTAACAAATGTTTCATGGGTTGATCAGTTTGATGTGTATTCACAGACATGATGTGTGTATTCACAGGATTCTCTAAAGTACCTTTGAACAATTCCATGGTATTAATTGAGCACTATGCTGTGTTCTGTACATACCATGGTTTTACCATCTGATACTGCACAAGTATATTTTATGAGAGTACTAGTGTTCATTTATAGATTTCATTATACTCCTTCTGCTATGTTTGTGttagaattttgtgaattttACCCCAGCAGAGACACTGTGTGAGATAGTTGGTGTCTGAGATGCCGCAGCGAAAAGAGATAGTGGGTCGGTCCCATCCAACATTGAGCTGAGTGGATCCAGAACCACAGAActagaggaggaagaggaagaggaagtgctGCCTTTCCGCACACCACGGCGAGCTTTAGAGTCTGTCAcctggaaagagaaaaaaaaaaaagaaaaggtatgATCCACACATATAGTTTGATCCAGAGCAAGACAGTCTAATCTGATTCTagaattttttcctttttcttctattgaataactaatttttttttcagagatttgATTCATTCTAATTACCAAAATCTGAAATTTAAGGAAAATACATATTCTTGTTCAACACACTCAAACGTTGTTTACTTGATGAGGACTTAACCTCTAATAA
This portion of the Carassius gibelio isolate Cgi1373 ecotype wild population from Czech Republic chromosome A12, carGib1.2-hapl.c, whole genome shotgun sequence genome encodes:
- the LOC128024930 gene encoding VPS35 endosomal protein-sorting factor-like isoform X1, with the protein product MTPRLLRQTLQDHMTMASVQWHSRARKYEGELQMCRLEVSAVDFSDYHPLKAITVTDSKARRGVRKGSTSSSSSSSSSVVLDPLSSMLDGTDPLSLFAAASQTPTISHSVSAGELGRKRKEKEEEVGSDFEPWSSKRGEILSRFTTTEKLSINLFMGSDKNKASSPSSAVSEKVRTRLEELDDLEEGSQRELLNLSQQDYVNRIEELNQSLKEAWGSDQKVKALKIVIQCSKLLSDTSVIQFYPSKFVLITDILDTFGGLVYDRIWSMCADPHPLPESFSADDVNDTAKETCLNWFFKIASIRELVPRLYVEAALLKCNRFLTKSGIQETLQRLTAMIRGIGDPLVAVYARAYLCRVGMEVAPHLKDSLNKNFFDLLASFRQIHGESVQNQLAQQRVEIPIYLTLYSPAIHWILQCVAYRAPEVLLTEMMDRCKKLGNNALLLNSVMWAFRAEFVAMRATDFIGMIKDCDEAGFPKHLLFASLGRSLSCADPPESERLSILNEAWKVVTKVRSPRDYINCAEIWVEFTCRHFTKREVNTVLADIIKHMTPDRAFEDAYPQLQSVIKKILPHFHDFSVLFSMEKFLPFLDMFQKDSVRVEVCKSIMEVFIKHQQEATRDPVILNALLHICKTMHDSVNALTLDDEKRSLSLLIIGFIRMVSFGRDFEQQLSFCVEARATFCNLEPVIIHLIHTVNQLAMETRCVMKGNHSRKTAAFVRACAAYSFITIPSLTSIFNRLNLYLLSGEVALANQCLSQADAFLKAAVSLLPEVPRTISIEGKQRSSEPFLLEFINNFFSTLLVVPDHPEQGVLYLVRGLLNMVQDYTWEDNSDAKIRVYISALPLLAAMSQESYLYTILKVDSNETLYGGDPKFIAEINKLCETLIGQVLDHLKGLGRDEGVRRQGSLAFSLFGCLLAHGDLRNNKLNQLAVNLWNLSHKHGFCDTRTSVRTLEYIKHQAQLADLSHLSDMTTRLSLQSRA
- the LOC128024930 gene encoding VPS35 endosomal protein-sorting factor-like isoform X2, encoding MTPRLLRQTLQDHMTMASVQWHSRARKYEGELQMCRLEVSAVDFSDYHPLKAITVTDSKARRGVRKGSTSSSSSSSSSVVLDPLSSMLDGTDPLSLFAAASQTPTISHSVSAGELGRKRKEKEEEVGSDFEPWSSKRGEILSRFTTTEKLSINLFMGSDKNKASSPSSAVSEKVRTRLEELDDLEEGSQRELLNLSQQDYVNRIEELNQSLKEAWGSDQKVKALKIVIQCSKLLSDTSVIQFYPSKFVLITDILDTFGGLVYDRIWSMCADPHPLPESFSADDVNDTAKETCLNWFFKIASIRELVPRLYVEAALLKCNRFLTKSGIQETLQRLTAMIRGIGDPLVAVYARAYLCRVGMEVAPHLKDSLNKNFFDLLASFRQIHGESVQNQLAQQRVEIPIYLTLYSPAIHWILQCVAYRAPEVLLTEMMDRCKKLGNNALLLNSVMWAFRAEFVAMRATDFIGMIKDCDEAGFPKHLLFASLGRSLSCADPPESERLSILNEAWKVVTKVRSPRDYINCAEIWVEFTCRHFTKREVNTVLADIIKHMTPDRAFEDAYPQLQSVIKKILPHFHDFSVLFSMEKFLPFLDMFQKDSVRVEVCKSIMEVFIKHQQEATRDPVILNALLHICKTMHDSVNALTLDDEKRSLSLLIIGFIRMVSFGRDFEQQLSFCVEARATFCNLEPVIIHLIHACAAYSFITIPSLTSIFNRLNLYLLSGEVALANQCLSQADAFLKAAVSLLPEVPRTISIEGKQRSSEPFLLEFINNFFSTLLVVPDHPEQGVLYLVRGLLNMVQDYTWEDNSDAKIRVYISALPLLAAMSQESYLYTILKVDSNETLYGGDPKFIAEINKLCETLIGQVLDHLKGLGRDEGVRRQGSLAFSLFGCLLAHGDLRNNKLNQLAVNLWNLSHKHGFCDTRTSVRTLEYIKHQAQLADLSHLSDMTTRLSLQSRA